A part of Armatimonadota bacterium genomic DNA contains:
- a CDS encoding TrkA family potassium uptake protein: protein MSGPGLALRPPPGVAWVQPVAGRGCPTSRCGWSGRVGGRGVGRARLLRARRGPGILPGWTVGRRRAMDFAVIGIGRFGSNVVRTLYEMGHNVLAIDKDEDSLRRVQDCCTHAVQLDSTDPEALRAVGITNFDAVVVAIGAGIQESILTTLILKEMGCRKVVSKAVDELQARVLEKVGADQVIRPERDMAVRVARSLASRHVVDLLELSPNLLVEEVSVGQRFEGKTLSDLDLRARYGVNILLLKRDSQILVAPGGETQLRAGDVLVVFGEKQALARLESAL, encoded by the coding sequence GTGTCAGGGCCCGGGCTCGCCCTGCGGCCGCCTCCGGGGGTCGCGTGGGTCCAGCCGGTGGCGGGGCGCGGCTGCCCCACCTCCCGGTGCGGGTGGAGTGGGCGGGTCGGGGGCCGAGGCGTCGGCCGGGCGCGGTTATTGAGAGCGCGCAGGGGTCCTGGTATCCTACCGGGGTGGACCGTCGGGAGGCGACGGGCGATGGACTTTGCGGTCATCGGCATCGGCCGGTTCGGCAGCAACGTGGTCCGCACCCTGTATGAGATGGGCCACAACGTGCTGGCCATCGACAAGGACGAGGACTCCCTGCGCCGGGTGCAGGACTGCTGCACCCACGCCGTCCAGCTGGACTCCACCGACCCGGAAGCCCTGCGGGCGGTGGGCATCACCAACTTTGACGCGGTGGTGGTGGCCATCGGCGCCGGCATCCAGGAGAGCATCCTCACCACCCTGATCCTCAAGGAGATGGGCTGCCGCAAGGTGGTCAGCAAGGCGGTGGACGAGCTGCAGGCCCGGGTGCTGGAGAAGGTGGGCGCCGACCAGGTCATCCGGCCGGAGCGGGACATGGCGGTGCGGGTGGCCCGCAGCCTGGCCAGCCGGCACGTGGTGGACCTGCTGGAGCTGTCGCCCAACCTGCTGGTGGAGGAGGTCAGCGTGGGCCAGCGGTTCGAGGGCAAGACCCTGAGCGACCTGGACCTCCGGGCCCGGTACGGGGTCAACATCCTGCTGCTGAAGAGGGACAGCCAGATCCTGGTGGCGCCCGGCGGGGAGACCCAGCTGCGGGCCGGCGACGTGCTGGTGGTGTTCGGCGAAAAGCAGGCCCTGGCGCGCCTGGAGTCGGCGCTCTGA